One Nostoc sp. UHCC 0302 DNA window includes the following coding sequences:
- a CDS encoding orange carotenoid protein N-terminal domain-containing protein codes for MTASYDKTIAQAQTAETQKLVDGFNALDTDAKLAWFYLVYKKMGDSITPAAPAAAEPELAPILLEDYYKLSNEQQLAIMRDIVNRKDTEYSRAYGAIKENNQLLVWYAWAVAMGKEVVGWDDSYQPTKEINDLLSQIEGLEFEQQMSVFRTIAGELGYTDVKPIETQAETGKTSSL; via the coding sequence ATGACTGCAAGCTACGATAAAACTATTGCTCAAGCGCAAACCGCTGAAACTCAAAAGTTAGTAGACGGATTTAATGCCTTAGATACCGATGCTAAATTAGCTTGGTTCTATCTTGTTTATAAAAAAATGGGAGACTCAATCACTCCAGCTGCTCCCGCCGCTGCTGAACCAGAACTAGCACCAATTCTTTTAGAAGACTACTATAAATTGTCAAACGAGCAACAACTAGCGATTATGCGCGATATAGTGAATCGCAAAGATACAGAATATTCTCGTGCCTATGGCGCGATAAAAGAAAATAACCAGCTGTTAGTTTGGTATGCTTGGGCGGTAGCTATGGGAAAAGAGGTAGTTGGTTGGGACGATAGCTATCAACCAACTAAGGAAATTAACGATTTGCTTTCGCAAATTGAAGGATTAGAGTTTGAACAGCAAATGTCAGTGTTCCGAACAATTGCAGGTGAATTGGGTTACACCGATGTCAAGCCAATTGAAACACAAGCAGAAACTGGTAAAACATCAAGTCTTTAA
- a CDS encoding ABC transporter ATP-binding protein, producing the protein MKNILSITDSLVPNPIPKSTIIRLENIFKIYGSGETEVKALNDVNLIVQEGEYCSIMGPSGSGKSTAMNIIGCLDRPTMGHYYLDNIDVAQMDDKSLANIRNKKLGFVFQQFHLLPQLTALENVMLPMVYANINAEERRDKAAEALTRVGLANRLNNKPTQLSGGQQQRVAIARAIVNRPVVLLADEPTGALDSRTTQEVLDIFSELNASGITVVMVTHEPDVARQTQRIVWFRDGEVIHSNLTPAELNHVAVS; encoded by the coding sequence ATGAAAAATATTCTTTCAATTACCGATTCTCTAGTTCCTAATCCCATCCCTAAATCAACAATTATTCGCTTAGAAAATATTTTTAAAATCTATGGCAGTGGTGAAACTGAAGTTAAAGCGCTCAATGATGTCAATTTAATTGTGCAAGAAGGCGAATACTGTTCAATTATGGGGCCTTCTGGTTCTGGTAAATCCACAGCCATGAATATTATTGGTTGTTTAGATCGTCCCACTATGGGACATTATTACTTAGATAACATTGATGTAGCGCAAATGGATGATAAATCGTTGGCAAACATCCGCAACAAAAAGCTAGGGTTTGTGTTCCAACAATTTCACTTGTTACCGCAACTGACAGCACTAGAAAATGTGATGCTGCCAATGGTGTATGCCAATATAAACGCTGAAGAAAGACGGGACAAGGCAGCAGAAGCACTGACACGAGTAGGTTTAGCAAATCGCCTCAACAACAAACCAACTCAACTATCAGGTGGACAACAACAAAGAGTAGCGATCGCCCGCGCCATTGTCAACCGTCCTGTTGTCCTCCTGGCTGATGAACCCACAGGCGCACTAGATTCACGCACAACCCAAGAAGTATTGGACATTTTTAGCGAATTAAATGCCAGTGGTATTACGGTTGTGATGGTAACTCATGAACCAGATGTTGCCCGGCAAACTCAGCGCATTGTCTGGTTCCGTGATGGTGAAGTCATACACTCTAACTTGACTCCAGCAGAATTGAACCATGTAGCTGTGTCATAA